From the Sediminitomix flava genome, one window contains:
- a CDS encoding DUF721 domain-containing protein, producing the protein MSNDGKVKYRYRQYNVPPKKHETVSIKKTMQNIMKSYQMEARYNNAMVTKLWANITGASIASRTQRVFIKKKVLYVELNSAPLRQELNMKRDRLVQLVNQHMEANAVEEVKFI; encoded by the coding sequence ATGTCGAATGATGGAAAAGTGAAGTACCGTTACCGTCAGTACAATGTTCCTCCAAAAAAACATGAAACGGTAAGTATAAAAAAGACCATGCAAAACATCATGAAGTCTTATCAGATGGAGGCACGTTATAATAATGCGATGGTAACCAAACTGTGGGCAAATATCACAGGGGCATCTATAGCAAGCCGTACACAACGTGTTTTTATAAAGAAAAAGGTACTTTATGTAGAATTGAATTCTGCACCACTTCGTCAAGAATTAAATATGAAAAGAGATAGACTTGTACAGCTCGTAAATCAGCATATGGAGGCAAATGCTGTAGAGGAAGTGAAATTTATCTAA